From Streptomyces mirabilis, a single genomic window includes:
- a CDS encoding HIT family protein → MCGNDWTADDIGWGLLLHRGEVSQSYLWRSGRVRGYSITIVTARHVAEPTELSDDEAAAFWRDTLALGRALEAHYQPLKMNYLLLGNAIPHAHHHVVPRREAGADPAPGGPLPFDVLDLGRQEEAQLQADARALRRLMNGPGRPEAGH, encoded by the coding sequence ATGTGCGGCAACGACTGGACGGCCGATGACATCGGATGGGGGCTGCTGCTGCACCGCGGCGAGGTGTCCCAGTCCTATCTCTGGCGCTCCGGGCGAGTCCGGGGCTACTCCATCACCATCGTGACCGCGCGCCACGTGGCCGAGCCCACCGAACTTTCGGACGACGAAGCCGCCGCCTTCTGGCGGGACACCCTCGCCCTGGGCCGCGCACTTGAGGCGCACTACCAGCCGTTGAAGATGAACTACCTGCTCCTCGGCAACGCCATTCCGCATGCCCACCATCACGTCGTGCCGCGACGGGAGGCGGGTGCGGACCCGGCGCCGGGCGGCCCCTTGCCCTTCGACGTGCTCGACCTCGGGCGCCAGGAAGAGGCCCAACTACAGGCGGACGCCCGGGCGCTGCGCCGGCTGATGAACGGCCCCGGCAGGCCGGAGGCCGGGCATTGA
- a CDS encoding phosphotransferase enzyme family protein, with protein MNAQFDVTAVAGILALHYRVVPTDVREGPSGTATCNYVAKDGDGRRWFVKAYPEHADLGAEGRALELAEFAALGGVPVPAMRRTLDGDLIAVEGGLAVAVTAFAEGAETAEGGLHGEQWAAVGATVGRLHRTLARHPDGPPRRAPSHEVCDIERGRQRLERLLDSYAKQPPSSAFGAWSRDAAQQRLDELPATASMLEALPLTLAAQIVHGDLSSLNLMLRGEKVAAVVDFRPPTHRSPMWELGRIVLDPRTVLTAPDWPTGLATAVAAYRETNPAMPDEDLMTVPRVAAGYLACSVYPLSEPLDDPTAVTPQLEAYGRARHEALGVLCARLDEAEEVLRDQLR; from the coding sequence TTGAACGCGCAGTTCGACGTCACGGCCGTGGCGGGAATCCTGGCGCTGCACTACCGCGTCGTCCCCACCGACGTCCGCGAAGGGCCGTCAGGGACCGCCACGTGCAACTACGTGGCCAAGGACGGCGACGGCCGCCGATGGTTTGTGAAGGCCTACCCAGAGCACGCTGACCTGGGCGCCGAGGGGCGCGCCCTCGAGCTGGCCGAGTTCGCCGCACTCGGCGGGGTCCCGGTGCCGGCGATGCGCCGGACCCTGGACGGCGACCTCATCGCCGTCGAAGGCGGCCTGGCGGTGGCCGTCACCGCGTTCGCCGAGGGCGCCGAGACAGCGGAAGGCGGCCTGCACGGCGAGCAGTGGGCCGCCGTCGGCGCGACCGTGGGCCGACTGCACCGCACGCTCGCGCGACATCCGGACGGGCCGCCGCGCCGCGCCCCGTCCCACGAGGTCTGTGACATCGAGCGGGGCCGCCAGCGCCTGGAACGGCTCCTCGACAGCTACGCGAAGCAACCCCCGAGTTCCGCGTTCGGAGCGTGGTCGAGAGACGCCGCCCAACAACGGCTGGACGAACTCCCCGCAACGGCATCCATGCTCGAAGCACTCCCCTTGACCCTGGCAGCGCAGATCGTCCATGGCGACCTGTCCTCCCTCAACCTGATGCTGAGAGGCGAGAAGGTCGCCGCGGTCGTCGACTTCCGGCCGCCGACGCACCGCAGCCCAATGTGGGAGCTGGGACGCATCGTGCTCGATCCGCGCACGGTCCTGACCGCCCCGGACTGGCCCACGGGCCTGGCCACGGCCGTCGCCGCCTACCGGGAGACCAACCCGGCCATGCCGGACGAGGACCTCATGACGGTGCCCCGGGTGGCGGCCGGCTACCTGGCCTGCTCGGTGTACCCGCTCTCGGAGCCGCTCGACGACCCAACCGCGGTCACCCCTCAGCTGGAGGCGTACGGGCGGGCCCGCCACGAGGCCCTGGGTGTGCTGTGCGCCCGCCTGGACGAGGCGGAGGAGGTGCTCCGTGACCAGCTCCGCTGA
- a CDS encoding MFS transporter, protein MTSSADSPARLQTSLWRHRNFRTFLIGQSASVTGSSISSMVIPVIAVLELHATTSQVAWLAFLGLLPPAVLALHAGALADRHSKQRQMIIGDLVSAAALATVPVAAALDALTLPQLMAVAVVQGAAGVVHDAAAISILPSLVDRSLIQRSNSRVGALFALSATGGSNLGAALTALVGPARALLGDILSYLISAWCTARIRMPKTDRARTGERRLWAEIGEGVRYVRSDDRLRTLTLVNASTSFALALLNTLWALYLLRTLAMSTTAFGVVLGLGALGAAAGALLAPALARRIGPGPMMLAALAITPVTQIPLLLASPGLGWQIVIGAALFVQLACAGAAGTTQRSIRQIITNSRMQARMQAVSTWLTSGARPVGALLAGALGTWAGVRAALVVGAFLLTVPLLVLALSPLRGLRQMPGAPPEREEPAPAEELPRPGPPPQVPAPGAAAAADIRRESSLDGGAT, encoded by the coding sequence GTGACCAGCTCCGCTGACTCTCCCGCTCGGCTCCAGACGTCGCTGTGGCGGCACCGCAACTTCCGGACGTTCCTGATCGGGCAGAGCGCCAGCGTGACCGGCAGCTCGATCAGCTCGATGGTGATCCCGGTGATCGCCGTCCTGGAGCTGCACGCCACCACCTCTCAGGTGGCCTGGTTGGCGTTCCTTGGACTGCTGCCACCCGCGGTGCTCGCCCTGCACGCCGGGGCGCTCGCTGACCGCCATTCCAAGCAGCGCCAGATGATCATCGGGGATCTGGTCAGTGCGGCCGCACTGGCCACGGTGCCGGTGGCGGCAGCCCTCGACGCACTGACCCTGCCCCAGCTCATGGCGGTCGCCGTGGTGCAGGGCGCCGCGGGCGTGGTGCATGACGCGGCGGCCATCAGCATCCTGCCGAGCCTGGTCGACCGGTCCTTGATCCAGCGGAGCAACAGCCGGGTCGGCGCACTCTTCGCCCTCTCCGCGACCGGCGGCAGCAACCTGGGCGCCGCGCTGACCGCCTTGGTCGGACCGGCCCGAGCCCTGCTCGGAGACATCCTCTCCTATCTCATCAGTGCCTGGTGCACCGCGCGCATCCGCATGCCCAAGACCGACCGGGCACGTACCGGGGAGCGTCGGCTGTGGGCGGAGATCGGCGAGGGCGTGCGGTATGTACGCAGTGACGACCGGCTGCGTACCTTGACGCTGGTCAACGCGTCGACTTCCTTCGCCCTCGCACTGCTCAACACACTGTGGGCGCTGTACTTGCTGCGCACCCTTGCGATGAGCACCACGGCGTTCGGTGTCGTGCTGGGGCTCGGCGCCCTGGGCGCGGCCGCCGGCGCGCTCCTCGCCCCTGCCCTTGCTCGACGGATCGGGCCCGGGCCGATGATGCTGGCCGCGCTCGCGATCACGCCGGTGACCCAGATTCCGCTGCTGCTCGCCTCTCCCGGCCTTGGCTGGCAGATCGTGATCGGTGCGGCGCTGTTCGTGCAGTTGGCGTGCGCGGGTGCGGCGGGCACCACCCAGCGGTCAATCCGTCAGATCATCACCAACTCCCGCATGCAGGCACGGATGCAGGCGGTGAGCACCTGGTTGACATCGGGTGCCAGGCCGGTCGGCGCGCTGCTCGCCGGCGCACTGGGGACGTGGGCCGGTGTCCGGGCCGCCCTGGTCGTCGGTGCCTTTCTGCTCACTGTGCCGCTCCTGGTCCTGGCGCTCTCTCCGCTGCGCGGCCTGCGGCAGATGCCCGGTGCCCCGCCCGAGCGGGAGGAACCCGCGCCTGCCGAAGAACTACCGCGCCCCGGCCCTCCACCTCAGGTGCCGGCCCCTGGAGCGGCGGCCGCCGCAGACATCCGCCGTGAGAGCTCGTTGGACGGAGGCGCCACATGA
- a CDS encoding protein-L-isoaspartate O-methyltransferase family protein produces the protein MVARLEKAGDLAAGPVREALLALPREVLMPQAYVRRSAPSEEPPRWDLLDWSAPQDRPELLGLLYGGASVLVQHDGEPLVGRARGTRSGASITSMSTVMGLTASLLEELDLRPGLRVLDVGTGAGVTAAVACQVCGDQGVVSLDRDRHLTDAAAARLADLGFRPEVVCGSGEQGVAGREFERIFVSYTVERVPTALVEQLAPGGKLLAHVSSASPSWPGLAVVERTADGQITAELRAVEFAHRAGHGVARIWLTKEFRQRMATEPGTWTQRSMLAPPPDSNRGFWLAADHLLGGGLVRDFGAEHVVIGAPGCGSWMRAEAVGHRRWSVTVNGPRDIWKEIQDLADRWRAARSPDRYRLLFDADGRQWAASECGRLSWQLPAPHPLDEGATS, from the coding sequence ATGGTCGCCCGCCTGGAGAAGGCCGGCGATCTGGCGGCCGGCCCGGTACGTGAGGCGCTGCTCGCCCTGCCGCGCGAGGTTCTGATGCCGCAGGCGTACGTACGGCGCAGTGCGCCGAGCGAGGAGCCGCCGCGGTGGGACCTGCTGGACTGGTCGGCGCCGCAGGACCGCCCCGAGCTGCTCGGGCTGCTGTACGGCGGGGCCAGTGTGCTCGTTCAGCACGACGGCGAGCCGTTGGTGGGCCGGGCGCGCGGGACGCGGTCGGGGGCGTCGATCACGTCAATGTCGACGGTGATGGGTCTGACCGCCTCGCTGCTGGAGGAGCTGGATCTGCGTCCGGGTCTGCGGGTGCTGGACGTCGGGACGGGAGCGGGAGTGACCGCCGCGGTGGCCTGCCAGGTCTGCGGCGACCAGGGGGTGGTCTCCCTCGACCGGGATCGGCACCTCACTGACGCGGCTGCGGCCCGGCTGGCCGATCTCGGGTTCCGTCCAGAGGTGGTGTGCGGGTCAGGAGAACAGGGCGTTGCGGGGCGGGAGTTCGAACGGATCTTCGTGTCGTACACGGTGGAGCGCGTGCCCACGGCCCTCGTCGAACAGCTCGCTCCCGGGGGCAAACTGCTGGCGCACGTGAGCAGTGCGTCCCCGTCGTGGCCCGGCCTCGCCGTTGTCGAGCGCACCGCCGACGGGCAGATTACGGCGGAGCTGCGGGCCGTGGAGTTCGCCCACCGGGCGGGACACGGCGTGGCGCGGATCTGGCTCACGAAGGAGTTCCGGCAGCGCATGGCCACCGAGCCGGGCACGTGGACTCAACGGAGCATGCTGGCGCCGCCCCCGGACAGCAATCGCGGTTTCTGGCTGGCGGCCGACCATCTCCTCGGCGGTGGCCTGGTCCGGGACTTCGGCGCCGAGCACGTCGTGATCGGCGCGCCCGGCTGCGGATCCTGGATGCGCGCGGAGGCGGTGGGCCACCGGCGCTGGAGCGTCACCGTCAACGGGCCGCGGGACATCTGGAAAGAGATCCAGGACCTCGCCGACCGGTGGCGGGCCGCACGCTCCCCTGACCGCTACCGCCTCCTTTTCGATGCGGACGGTAGGCAGTGGGCCGCCTCCGAGTGCGGACGCCTGTCCTGGCAACTACCCGCCCCCCACCCGCTCGATGAGGGAGCCACTTCGTGA
- a CDS encoding class I SAM-dependent methyltransferase — MTYPDGPFPGLPSEQEAMFEAAASTYACHRPGLPDAAVRLLTDALRGRPSPVLLDLGTGTGQVPFALLSASAGLTHIEAVDVSPQMLRQAGQALAPVLGNCTLALVHAAADAYEPLATLPGEPDSGPDLITCCRSYHWMDGPSVLEMADRVATPGAAVAIMGDGSLWTHDADWTRALRELIQLYLGDERRAGARSSYAEPRRSYQEDLAASAFKEVTEHLFPVTRTWAPREVLGYLRTTSFAGAGLFAERHQAFEDEALALLHAHAMDGSLVEETTFRVLLARRPEGAR; from the coding sequence GTGACCTACCCCGACGGTCCCTTTCCGGGCCTCCCATCGGAGCAGGAGGCAATGTTCGAGGCCGCGGCCTCGACCTACGCCTGCCACCGTCCAGGCTTGCCGGACGCGGCGGTGCGCCTGCTCACCGACGCGCTGCGGGGCCGCCCTTCCCCGGTGCTGCTCGACCTGGGCACCGGGACCGGGCAGGTGCCCTTCGCGCTCCTGTCCGCCAGCGCCGGCCTGACGCACATCGAAGCGGTCGACGTCAGCCCGCAGATGCTGCGCCAGGCCGGGCAAGCCCTCGCCCCTGTGCTCGGCAACTGCACCCTCGCCCTGGTCCACGCGGCGGCCGACGCCTACGAGCCGCTCGCGACGCTGCCCGGCGAACCGGATTCCGGCCCGGACCTGATCACCTGCTGCCGGTCCTACCACTGGATGGACGGTCCGTCGGTCCTGGAGATGGCAGACCGGGTCGCCACACCGGGTGCCGCAGTGGCGATCATGGGCGACGGGAGCCTGTGGACCCACGACGCCGACTGGACCCGTGCGCTGCGCGAGCTGATCCAGCTCTACCTGGGCGACGAGCGCCGGGCGGGCGCCCGCAGTTCCTACGCCGAGCCCCGCCGCTCGTACCAGGAGGACCTTGCCGCCTCAGCGTTCAAGGAGGTCACCGAACACCTCTTCCCCGTGACCCGCACCTGGGCGCCGCGGGAGGTACTCGGTTACCTGCGCACCACGTCCTTCGCCGGGGCTGGCCTCTTCGCAGAGCGGCATCAGGCGTTCGAGGACGAGGCCCTCGCACTTCTCCACGCGCACGCGATGGACGGGTCTCTGGTCGAGGAGACGACGTTCAGGGTTCTGCTCGCCCGACGTCCGGAGGGAGCGCGATGA
- a CDS encoding phosphotransferase: MSGGQRHTEPVDVHLILRRETADGPQILLSRRAGQVYAAGLWHLPSGHLDGPHEDVVTALIREAREETGVVIDPADVRAAVTVHHRSPGGASRSGHFFEVRRWKGAPGIAEPDVCDAMDWASLYALPAQMVAYCRAGLDAYSAGARLAVHFQLPGDSIAFDPGADRLRLVPDVTDQASTARPDAAMVEFAERAVGRITQWTDTSWARAESRVWRVHGVQGGTWYVKVHQSERFHSREVRGLRTWAQELGAAAPRLVAADETVRAVVLTAVPGHPLHGTVLAPDRERAVFQRIGSLARRIHQSSPPRPAPVGSGPAVAKADRHLAGARSHLLPGDEEFVRELVRQAEDLQPLEWVETHGDLQLRNVLFTPDESDALDVFVAVIDFERSEPGPAVRDLVRLSDAWAGRVDLFEAFLAGYGRSLTAAEEARLVIDAALDSVSGIAYGVAHRDPELVERGRRTLARLRAEHRAALSPTGDAT, from the coding sequence ATGAGCGGCGGGCAGCGGCACACCGAGCCGGTGGACGTCCACCTGATCCTGCGCCGGGAGACCGCCGACGGGCCGCAGATCTTGCTGTCGCGGCGGGCCGGGCAGGTGTACGCCGCCGGCCTGTGGCACCTGCCGTCGGGTCATCTGGACGGTCCGCACGAGGACGTCGTCACCGCCCTGATCCGCGAGGCGCGGGAGGAGACCGGTGTCGTCATCGACCCGGCCGACGTGCGGGCCGCCGTGACCGTGCACCACCGCAGCCCCGGAGGCGCCAGCCGTAGCGGGCACTTCTTCGAGGTCCGGAGGTGGAAAGGCGCGCCCGGGATCGCGGAGCCGGACGTCTGCGACGCGATGGACTGGGCATCCCTTTACGCGCTGCCCGCCCAGATGGTGGCGTACTGCCGTGCGGGCCTGGACGCCTACAGCGCCGGCGCACGCCTCGCCGTGCACTTCCAACTGCCCGGCGACAGCATCGCCTTCGACCCCGGCGCCGACCGGTTGCGCCTCGTGCCGGACGTGACCGATCAGGCGTCTACCGCCCGCCCCGACGCCGCGATGGTGGAGTTCGCGGAACGGGCGGTCGGCCGGATCACGCAGTGGACGGATACGTCATGGGCGCGCGCGGAGAGCCGCGTGTGGCGGGTCCACGGCGTCCAGGGCGGCACCTGGTACGTGAAGGTGCACCAGAGCGAGCGGTTCCACTCCAGGGAGGTTCGAGGACTACGGACGTGGGCGCAGGAGCTGGGCGCGGCCGCGCCCCGGCTGGTCGCCGCCGACGAGACCGTGCGGGCGGTGGTCCTCACCGCGGTGCCGGGCCACCCGCTGCACGGCACCGTTCTGGCCCCGGACCGGGAGAGGGCTGTCTTCCAACGGATCGGCTCGCTGGCCCGCCGCATCCACCAGTCCTCTCCCCCACGGCCCGCTCCGGTCGGCAGCGGCCCGGCCGTCGCCAAGGCCGACCGGCACCTGGCCGGAGCACGGTCTCATCTGCTCCCGGGTGATGAGGAGTTCGTCCGCGAGCTCGTCCGGCAGGCCGAGGACCTGCAACCGCTGGAATGGGTGGAGACCCACGGAGATCTCCAGCTCCGCAACGTCCTGTTCACCCCTGACGAGTCGGACGCCCTTGATGTCTTCGTCGCGGTGATCGACTTCGAGCGCAGCGAGCCGGGACCGGCCGTACGGGACCTTGTCCGCCTGTCCGATGCCTGGGCTGGCCGCGTCGACTTGTTCGAGGCGTTTCTGGCCGGGTACGGCAGGTCCCTGACCGCCGCTGAGGAAGCCCGCCTCGTCATCGACGCAGCGCTCGATTCTGTGAGCGGGATCGCGTACGGCGTCGCCCACCGCGATCCCGAGCTGGTCGAACGCGGCCGGCGGACCCTGGCCCGGCTGCGCGCCGAGCACCGTGCAGCCCTCTCACCGACAGGAGATGCGACGTGA
- a CDS encoding bifunctional GNAT family N-acetyltransferase/NUDIX hydrolase, with protein sequence MNADTAPTAAAEPHDAAGRSPVRAATPSDAEAITRMRSAYILSAPFTEDWVRQCTDELAPRLTPEGDARAFVVDAQDGTMAACALGLIHPVLAAPAYPRGRAARVQLVATHPEHRRCGYARAVVSSLLDHLADVEDVTLFELHTSPEAAPLYRELGFSGNPALMRMTRHRPPAGLAPGAQPDSAWVPPQQYADALPRAAAFVCLYVTDEDDQPLQLHSVYSPGHPWHMIGGAMDLGERPWDAVVRECREETGMTAVGPPRLLATVYGQPRAQRPYSTLQLVFDGGRLTDAQIRGLTLNAREHDEARVLPLAEWEALMPARDFVRLRAVEEARRTGVAAYVDTWGNA encoded by the coding sequence GTGAACGCCGACACGGCACCCACTGCCGCGGCCGAGCCGCATGACGCCGCCGGGCGATCGCCGGTCCGCGCGGCAACGCCTAGTGACGCCGAGGCCATCACCCGGATGCGCTCCGCATACATCCTGTCCGCACCGTTCACCGAGGACTGGGTCCGCCAGTGCACGGACGAGCTGGCGCCACGGCTGACGCCCGAGGGAGATGCGCGGGCCTTCGTCGTCGACGCCCAGGACGGCACGATGGCTGCCTGCGCCCTTGGCCTGATCCACCCCGTCCTGGCGGCGCCGGCCTACCCCCGGGGCCGGGCCGCCCGCGTGCAGTTGGTCGCCACGCACCCGGAGCACCGGCGCTGCGGCTATGCCCGGGCCGTCGTCTCCTCTCTCCTCGACCACCTCGCCGACGTCGAGGACGTCACGCTGTTTGAGCTGCACACCAGCCCGGAGGCCGCGCCCCTGTACCGGGAGCTCGGCTTCAGCGGCAACCCGGCGCTCATGCGGATGACCCGCCACCGCCCACCCGCCGGTCTCGCGCCTGGTGCGCAGCCGGATTCGGCGTGGGTGCCGCCGCAGCAGTACGCCGACGCACTGCCCCGGGCGGCCGCGTTCGTATGCCTCTACGTCACCGACGAGGACGACCAGCCGCTCCAGCTGCACTCCGTCTACTCCCCCGGGCACCCCTGGCACATGATCGGCGGCGCGATGGATCTGGGCGAGCGGCCCTGGGACGCGGTGGTGCGCGAGTGCCGGGAAGAGACCGGCATGACCGCCGTGGGCCCGCCCCGGCTGCTGGCCACCGTGTACGGGCAGCCCCGGGCGCAGCGTCCGTACAGCACGCTGCAGCTCGTCTTCGATGGCGGGCGCCTGACCGATGCACAGATCCGGGGTCTCACCCTCAACGCGCGCGAGCACGACGAGGCCCGCGTTCTGCCTCTGGCCGAGTGGGAGGCGTTGATGCCGGCCCGCGATTTCGTGCGGCTGCGCGCCGTGGAGGAGGCCCGCCGCACCGGCGTGGCCGCATACGTCGACACCTGGGGGAACGCGTGA
- a CDS encoding M15 family metallopeptidase, whose amino-acid sequence MSDRRVAAIPVQECGEVLVDARAHGLKVDDRKRDSAGAWAHVRQGVLARLLHAQSLLPTGVSLLFVEGFRPPALQRRYFEEYSDELARAHPDWQAAELRAAASRFVSPPEIAPHSAGAAVDVTLIDHQGRELDMGTRVNASPEESDGACYTDAPGLSGPARTNRATLSRALAAAGMVPYRTEWWHWSFGDRYWALQTQQPAALYGPVELP is encoded by the coding sequence ATGTCCGACCGGAGAGTCGCCGCGATCCCCGTCCAGGAGTGCGGCGAGGTCCTCGTCGACGCCCGCGCGCACGGCCTGAAGGTCGACGACCGCAAACGGGACTCGGCGGGCGCCTGGGCCCACGTTCGGCAAGGCGTTCTTGCCCGGCTGCTGCACGCCCAGTCGCTGCTTCCCACCGGTGTGTCGCTGCTGTTCGTCGAGGGCTTCCGGCCGCCGGCCCTGCAGCGTCGGTACTTCGAGGAGTACTCCGACGAGCTCGCGCGCGCCCACCCGGACTGGCAGGCGGCCGAGCTCCGGGCGGCCGCCAGCCGCTTCGTGTCGCCTCCGGAGATCGCGCCGCACTCCGCCGGCGCGGCCGTCGACGTGACGCTGATCGACCACCAGGGCCGCGAGCTGGACATGGGAACGCGCGTCAACGCTTCACCGGAGGAGTCCGACGGCGCCTGCTACACCGACGCCCCCGGCCTCAGCGGCCCGGCCCGCACGAACCGGGCCACTTTGAGCCGTGCCCTTGCCGCCGCGGGCATGGTCCCGTACCGAACCGAATGGTGGCACTGGTCGTTCGGCGACCGGTACTGGGCACTGCAGACCCAGCAGCCGGCCGCCCTGTACGGACCCGTCGAACTGCCCTGA
- the fxlM gene encoding methyltransferase, FxLD system gives MGITRTDWSKRYTEGRGFRRLGDDEKGLIVEHAPAPEGGRALDVGCGTGEMSVYLASLGYTVDGADFAEGALEQARTDHPDAEVRWLCLDIERDDPAPLGNDLYDLVVFRLSVAFLNDRTRVLHALGRRLREGGTMLVITPLAAHTPAAKRRIALDEEEITALTCGWTSVQRIAAGDLAALVLRGPCADTVAVERSVPATGYAVAGALAVVTDEHGRVLLGWSKRGMWEAPGGKIDGAEPLDGAGVRELAEETGLHATGASVVSILTDAAQGVPRVTAVIRIAGFTGTLTTAEPQKFTRWEWHDPHGLGCLGPVFTPAANALDAVWPGVIPGLPPVNAYPTAAEPPPVPGEPAEAVRLRHRMADAVIAGGWAPSAVVQDALRTVPRHRFAPETDLKTVYDDDLAVVTRRDEHGRATSSVSAAWLQADMAEQLQLTPGAAVLEVGSGGYNAELLAHVVGPAGRVVTVDVDPYVVHRTQRLCAEAGSGRVTAVLGDGGLGAPGQVPAQGFDGVVITHNAADVAPAWREQLREGARLVVPLEMGGYTRSLTLVRRGDVLHCEHWTYCGFVRDRGAAARTAPVLPLADGEVTVRWEDGEPGDTAGLEEALRGLRRELTTGLVVRGTFNFETLQVYAATTLPGFCRLTAREGSALVAQQDAAAMVSDGSLAYLTYRKVQDAPDPADRLTEFFIHAYGPAAEEVAERFAECVRVWDREVRESGYPPMTIHPAGTPADQLPPGDVLDKPSARLVFQWPARTPAGALGLSAAGGQRA, from the coding sequence GTGGGAATCACCCGGACTGATTGGTCCAAGCGCTACACCGAGGGGCGAGGCTTCCGGCGGCTCGGGGACGACGAGAAGGGCTTGATCGTCGAGCACGCGCCGGCGCCCGAGGGCGGCCGCGCGCTCGACGTTGGGTGCGGGACGGGCGAGATGTCCGTGTACCTTGCCTCGCTCGGGTACACCGTCGACGGAGCGGACTTCGCCGAGGGCGCCCTGGAGCAGGCCCGCACGGACCACCCCGACGCGGAAGTGCGGTGGCTGTGCCTGGACATCGAACGCGACGACCCCGCCCCGCTGGGCAACGACCTCTATGACCTGGTGGTCTTCCGCCTCTCGGTGGCCTTCTTGAACGACCGCACCCGGGTCCTGCACGCGCTCGGACGCCGACTGCGCGAGGGCGGCACCATGCTGGTCATTACCCCGCTCGCCGCGCACACCCCGGCCGCAAAGCGGCGCATCGCACTGGACGAGGAGGAGATCACCGCCCTCACCTGCGGATGGACGAGCGTGCAGCGCATCGCCGCCGGCGACCTGGCGGCGCTGGTCCTGCGCGGTCCGTGTGCGGACACGGTCGCCGTGGAGCGGTCCGTGCCGGCCACCGGCTACGCCGTTGCTGGGGCGCTGGCTGTCGTGACCGACGAGCACGGGCGTGTCCTGCTCGGCTGGTCCAAACGCGGCATGTGGGAGGCTCCGGGCGGGAAGATCGACGGTGCGGAACCGCTGGACGGGGCCGGGGTGCGCGAGCTCGCCGAGGAGACCGGCCTGCACGCCACCGGCGCCAGCGTGGTGTCCATCCTCACCGACGCCGCCCAGGGCGTCCCGCGGGTGACCGCCGTCATCCGGATCGCCGGCTTCACCGGCACCCTCACCACGGCGGAGCCGCAGAAGTTCACCCGCTGGGAATGGCACGACCCCCACGGTCTCGGATGTCTCGGCCCGGTGTTCACCCCGGCCGCGAACGCACTGGATGCCGTCTGGCCCGGTGTCATCCCCGGCCTGCCGCCGGTCAACGCCTACCCGACCGCCGCCGAACCCCCGCCGGTGCCCGGAGAGCCGGCCGAAGCTGTCCGGCTACGCCACCGCATGGCAGACGCCGTCATCGCGGGCGGCTGGGCACCCTCCGCCGTGGTCCAAGACGCGCTGCGCACGGTGCCCCGGCACCGGTTCGCACCGGAGACGGACCTCAAGACCGTCTACGACGACGACCTGGCCGTCGTCACCCGCCGGGACGAGCACGGCCGGGCGACCAGCTCGGTCAGCGCCGCCTGGCTCCAGGCCGACATGGCCGAGCAGCTCCAGCTGACGCCCGGGGCGGCCGTGCTTGAGGTCGGATCCGGCGGGTACAACGCGGAGCTGCTCGCCCATGTCGTCGGGCCGGCCGGGCGGGTGGTCACGGTGGACGTCGACCCGTACGTGGTGCACCGCACGCAGCGGCTGTGCGCGGAGGCCGGCAGCGGCCGGGTCACCGCCGTCCTGGGCGACGGTGGTCTTGGCGCACCGGGCCAGGTCCCCGCCCAGGGGTTCGACGGGGTGGTGATCACACACAACGCGGCTGACGTCGCCCCGGCCTGGCGCGAGCAACTCCGTGAGGGCGCACGGTTGGTGGTGCCGCTGGAAATGGGCGGCTACACCCGTTCCCTGACCCTGGTCCGGCGCGGCGACGTGCTGCACTGCGAGCACTGGACGTACTGCGGGTTCGTGCGGGACCGCGGTGCCGCCGCCCGCACGGCCCCCGTCCTCCCCCTGGCCGACGGCGAGGTCACCGTGCGGTGGGAAGACGGTGAGCCCGGTGACACCGCGGGGCTTGAGGAGGCGCTGCGCGGGCTCCGGCGCGAGCTCACCACGGGCCTGGTGGTCCGGGGCACCTTCAATTTCGAGACCTTGCAGGTCTACGCCGCGACGACGCTGCCGGGGTTCTGCCGCCTGACCGCCCGGGAAGGTTCCGCGCTGGTGGCGCAGCAGGACGCAGCGGCGATGGTTTCAGACGGCTCCCTCGCCTACCTGACCTACCGCAAGGTCCAGGACGCCCCGGATCCAGCCGACCGTCTCACCGAGTTCTTCATCCACGCCTACGGCCCAGCGGCCGAAGAGGTGGCGGAGCGCTTCGCGGAGTGCGTGCGCGTTTGGGACCGCGAGGTGCGCGAGAGCGGCTATCCGCCGATGACCATCCACCCGGCCGGCACGCCCGCCGACCAGCTGCCGCCCGGCGACGTGCTCGACAAGCCCAGCGCACGGCTCGTCTTCCAGTGGCCGGCCCGGACCCCCGCTGGCGCACTGGGCCTTTCGGCCGCAGGGGGACAGCGTGCCTGA